A DNA window from Malus domestica chromosome 12, GDT2T_hap1 contains the following coding sequences:
- the LOC139190147 gene encoding uncharacterized protein → MAYLEETLASRYKNWKHNFHNHFKIWDNLEIARLHVPSELNDRPEDWEWLCKHFTDPNFVKKFVAGQIARESKTLLHHSGSKPFSYKLEERRQEGSKFPEIDMFKDVYVRPGNEIAGQFYDTMVEKSTAVLQEAASQLPPETSIEDVMVPEDVGFQIMTEVLDENLGRRHGQVVRGMGKSRVRETGASSSRLNTSLMDEVTTLRGKLAI, encoded by the exons ATGGCCTACTTAGAGGAGACCTTAGCAAGCCGGTACAAAAATTGGAAGCACAATTTTCACAATCATTTTAAGATATGGGATAATCTGGAGATTGCTCGCTTACATGTTCCAAGCGAATTGAATGACCGGCCAGAGGATTGGGAGTGGCTCTGCAAGCATTTTACGGACCCAAACTTTGTG AAGAAATTTGTTGCTGGCCAGATAGCTCGAGAGTCAAAGACACTTCTCCACCATTCTGGTTCGAAGCCCTTTTCGTATAAGCTTGAGGAACGACGTCAG gagGGTTCTAAGTTCCCAGAGATCGACATGTTCAAGGACGTTTACGTTCGACCTGGTAATGAAATCGCTGGGCAGTTTTAT GATACTATGGTGGAAAAGAGCACTGCTGTTCTCCAAGAAGCAGCATCGCAGCTTCCCCCAGAGACTTCGATCGAGGATGTCATGGTACCAGAGGATGTAGGTTTTCAAATCATGACTGAAGTCCTGGATGAGAACCTTGGTCGTCGTCATGGCCAGGTTGTTCGGGGTATGGGGAAATCACGGGTTCGTGAGACGGGTGCCTCTTCTTCCAGATTGAACACATCATTGATGGATGAAGTGACAACCTTAAGGGGTAAGCTTGCGATCTAG